The Aestuariirhabdus haliotis nucleotide sequence TGACCTCTTCCTGATCGTTCTAATAGCGCTCAGCATTCTGGTTGCCATGCTGGATTCAGTGGAAAGTATTGCCAGCCAATACCATCGGCATTTCTTTCTACTGGAGTGGTTCTTTACCCTGCTTTTCACTCTGGAATATGCGGTACGTCTTTATTGTTCCCCGAAACCCGGAAGCTATGCCCGAAGCTTTTTTGGGATTGTCGACCTGTTGGCGATCCTGCCCAGTTATCTGGCACTTATTTTCAGTGGCTCTACCTTTCTGGTGATTATTCGCCTGTTGCGAGTGCTGAGAATTTTTCGAATTCTAAAGCTGATGCGTTATCTGCGTGACGCCAATGTTTTGTGGCGCTCAATGATGTCATCTCGGCGCAAGATTTTTGTCTTCTTCTGCTCTGTGCTGGTTCTGGCGACCATATTTGGCTCATTAATGTACGTGGTTGAAGGGCCCGAGCAAGGCTTCACCAGCATACCTAAAAGCATCTACTGGGCCATAGTCACTATTACCACCGTGGGTTACGGGGACATCACCCCACACACCATCATGGGCCAGATGCTGGCAGCGCTGGTGATGGTTACCGGGTATTCAATCATTGCAGTACCCACCGGTATCATCACCGCCGAACTGGCCGATGAGCTGCGCCGGGACCGCTCAAAAAAATACTGTGCCAACTGCACTCGCAGCGGGCATGACAACGACGCCGAACACTGTAAATTTTGTGGTGCAGAATTAAACCCCTAAACAGAAATCGCTCTTAAGCCGCACTCTTACCCTGATCCGCCAGGTCTACAGAGGCCGCTTCAGATTCAGGATTATTGACTACCACCTTGGCTACCTCATTACGGCTATGACGCTCATGCAAGAACCGTAGCACTTCGGCTCGATAATGGTTGTATCGACTGTCGTCGGCCAGGTCGAGTCGATGACGGGGGCGCTCCAGTTCGACCTTGAGAATTTCACCTACCGTCGCAGCAGGGCCATTACTCATCATAACGATACGGTCTGATAATAAAACGGCCTCATCGACATCGTGAGTAATCATCACTACGGTGTTGTTAAGCCGCGCCTGGATTTCCATCAAGGAGTCTTGCAAGTGAGAGCGAGTCAAAGCATCC carries:
- a CDS encoding ion transporter → MESLSVKERLYSIIFGTETQAGRRFDLFLIVLIALSILVAMLDSVESIASQYHRHFFLLEWFFTLLFTLEYAVRLYCSPKPGSYARSFFGIVDLLAILPSYLALIFSGSTFLVIIRLLRVLRIFRILKLMRYLRDANVLWRSMMSSRRKIFVFFCSVLVLATIFGSLMYVVEGPEQGFTSIPKSIYWAIVTITTVGYGDITPHTIMGQMLAALVMVTGYSIIAVPTGIITAELADELRRDRSKKYCANCTRSGHDNDAEHCKFCGAELNP